A window of Spirochaetota bacterium contains these coding sequences:
- a CDS encoding helix-turn-helix domain-containing protein, producing the protein MVFHKGISVWEIARILQRHPSTISRKIKWNVTGGY; encoded by the coding sequence ATAAAGGAATATCGGTATGGGAAATAGCACGAATATTACAAAGGCATCCCTCAACAATAAGTAGAAAGATAAAGTGGAATGTAACAGGTGGATATTGA